In Henningerozyma blattae CBS 6284 chromosome 7, complete genome, a single genomic region encodes these proteins:
- the TBLA0G02420 gene encoding uncharacterized protein (similar to Saccharomyces cerevisiae BOP3 (YNL042W); ancestral locus Anc_2.270) — protein MSSPRKLQASYQANNPEKNSKSLLEVIFGPDITDWSFSEEALIRALDYKVESEKTKQQYYKFEVINRSIELLKIAKTMGLSNSEIISLFKNEILPLTGNVGALNTKNLGPILENITTTPTSSSDSTSFQNSKLHISNFSTNGGTLNGYQHRDLLQPLSSNKPMDSAKLISKPHIIPSHDISPHGKLGPSFIPSPSGLNSISLPINQHQRGTSLSGDASNNNFFQYKFPSSAETIPNLKTLNGNSTHTKSNSTNSVDSHKFDSLNKLSETAAHVREYRRNLEQLREGPNPDNDDSTLKYNPKGLEIKIPTKVGQTPGRDGSISSNLRSPRIIQQSDKTNTIASICNSNTNSPSTTIESKHLSYEPSLHDGASNNTQLLPINRYPASSSIPSAMTSILAFTKESEPSKTNTTNSTTSGGNSNNNRTVTATPASTASSTTPSSNGIPQAPKENKEDVNIKVTSSNTNSSVNNNSKIHNPLTATIRKPGSVQKQKHKRNKSSSSFGVIDLKVIEEIKQKPAEGQNTTVDRNAPSESHQTLHEVTTKDEAEKQKI, from the coding sequence ATGTCTTCTCCACGAAAATTACAAGCATCTTATCAAGCCAATAATCCTGAAAAGAATTCCAAATCGTTATTGGAAGTTATCTTCGGCCCTGATATTACTGATTGGTCATTTTCTGAAGAGGCTTTAATTAGAGCTCTTGATTATAAAGTTGAAAGTGAAAAAACTAAACAAcaatattacaaatttgAAGTTATAAACagatcaattgaattacTAAAAATAGCTAAAACTATGGGCCTTTCCAATTCTGAAATAATAAGtctatttaagaatgaAATCTTACCATTAACTGGTAATGTCGGAGCTTTAAATACGAAAAATTTGGGACctattttagaaaatataactACAACCCCAACATCATCTTCAGATTCAACTTCatttcaaaattcaaaattacatatttctaatttcaGTACTAACGGTGGGACTCTTAATGGCTATCAACATCGTGATCTTTTACAACCTTTGTCTTCAAATAAACCAATGGATAGTgcaaaattaatttctaaaCCTCATATTATTCCAAGTCATGATATAAGCCCGCATGGAAAATTAGGTCCTTCTTTTATTCCAAGCCCGAGTGGTCTAAATTCTATATCTCTTCCTATTAATCAACATCAAAGGGGGACTTCTTTATCAGGTGAtgcatcaaataataatttcttccaATATAAATTTCCTTCATCTGCTGAGACTATTCCAAACTTAAAAACTTTAAACGGTAATAGTACGCATACAAAAAGTAATAGTACTAATTCGGTGGATTCTCATAAATTTGATtcattgaataaattaagtGAAACAGCTGCACATGTCAGAGAGTATAGAAGAAACTTGGAGCAACTTCGAGAGGGGCCCAATcctgataatgatgattctACTTTGAAGTACAATCCCAAAGGCttagaaattaaaataccAACTAAAGTTGGACAAACGCCAGGCCGTGATGGTTCAATATCGAGTAATCTACGAAGTCCTAGAATCATACAGCAAAGTGACAAAACTAACACAATTGCCAGTATATGTAACAGTAATACAAATAGTCCAAGTACAACGATAGAAAGTAAACATTTAAGTTATGAGCCTTCTCTACATGACGGGGCTTCTAATAATACACAATTATTACCTATTAATAGATATCCTGCATCCTCTTCTATTCCATCTGCAATGACATCGATTTTGGCATTTACAAAGGAATCTGAGCCCTCAAAAACAAATACTACTAATTCAACAACTTCTGGTGggaattctaataataaccgCACGGTAACAGCTACTCCTGCCTCAACTGCAAGTTCTACTACACCCAGCAGTAATGGTATTCCCCAAGCCCCTAAAGAAAATAAGGAAGatgtaaatattaaagtaaCATCTAGTAATACAAATAGCTCAGTTAATaacaattcaaaaattcatAATCCGCTTACAGCAACTATAAGGAAGCCAGGAAGTGTTCAAAAGCAAAAACATAAAAGGaataaatcttcttcatcgTTTGGGGTAATAGATTTAAAGgtaattgaagaaattaaacaaaagcCTGCAGAAGGTCAGAATACCACTGTAGATCGAAATGCACCATCAGAATCACATCAAACTTTGCATGAAGTTACTACTAAAGATGAAGCAgaaaaacagaaaatatAA
- the LAP2 gene encoding bifunctional aminopeptidase/epoxide hydrolase (similar to Saccharomyces cerevisiae YNL045W; ancestral locus Anc_2.268), which produces MLLTRYIACKFSIPFLFQKVKIQRYGTIKMALPSIVEKHRPASSPEFDYSTLSNYTKFAVKHTKLDLTVSFEKSTIAGSVSLQLSPIAKAELIELDTSFLSIFKINVNNTPVKDFKIHERREPLGSKLTIVPANVESIQSDFTLELEFETTDKCTALQWLNSKQTNSDHPYVFSQLEAIHARSLFPCFDTPAVKSTFTANIASPLPVVFSGISTGSTKGSNGLTTYSFKQEVPIPAYLIGIASGDLVKAKIGPRSHVYTEPYRLKDAQWEFEGDVEQFIKAAESIIFDYEWGTYDILVNVNSYPYGGMESPNMTFATPTLIAHDKTNIDVIAHELAHSWSGNLVTNCSWNHFWLNEGWTVYLERRILAYLHGEPHRHFSALIGWNDLQNSIDSMKNPERFSTLIQNLNDGTDPDDAFSTVPYEKGFNFLFHLETVLGGTKEFDPFIKHYFKKYAKKSLDTYEFLDTLYAFFPQKKSVLDNIDWETWLYKPGMPPKPKFDTTLADNVYLLVDKWVNNSLEFTTEKQFIDTFSLQDIKDFNSNQIVLFLDTLVQSTKIDWTKHELASTSLLKIYNSKIIKSQNAEVIFRTFRFQITGHLEEYYPQLGEWLGTVGRMKFVRPGYRLLNSVDRKLALETFEKFKDSYHPICKALVKQDLEI; this is translated from the coding sequence ATGTTATTAACTCGATATATTGCATGTAAGTTTTCTAttccttttttatttcaaaaggTTAAAATACAAAGGTACGGAACTATTAAAATGGCATTACCTTCCATTGTTGAAAAGCACAGACCAGCATCTTCTCCAGAGTTTGATTATTCTACTCTTTCCAATTATACTAAATTTGCTGTCAAACATACCAAATTAGATTTGACTGTTTCCTTTGAAAAATCTACCATTGCTGGTTCTGTTTCTTTACAATTATCTCCTATTGCTAAAGctgaattaattgaattagaCACTTCTTTTCtatctatatttaaaatcaatGTTAATAACACACCAGTAAAGGATTTCAAAATTCATGAACGTAGAGAACCTTTAGGCTCCAAATTGACAATTGTTCCAGCTAATGTTGAATCTATTCAATCTGACTTCACTTTAGAATTGGAATTTGAAACTACTGATAAATGTACTGCCTTACAATGGTTAAACAGTAAACAAACTAATTCCGATCATCCATATGTTTTCTCTCAATTAGAAGCTATTCATGCTAGATCATTATTTCCATGTTTTGATACACCTGCTGTTAAATCTACATTTACTGCTAACATTGCTTCTCCATTACCTGTTGTGTTCAGTGGTATCTCTACTGGTTCTACTAAAGGATCTAACGGTTTAACTACATATAGCTTCAAACAAGAAGTGCCAATTCCAGCTTATTTGATTGGTATTGCCTCTGGTGATCTAGTTAAAGCTAAAATTGGGCCACGTTCCCATGTCTACACTGAACCATATCGTTTGAAGGATGCCCAATGGGAATTTGAAGGTGATGTTGAGCAGTTTATTAAAGCTGCTGAATCCATTATCTTTGACTATGAATGGGGTACATATGATATCTTAGTTAATGTTAATTCTTATCCTTATGGTGGTATGGAATCTCCAAACATGACTTTTGCTACTCCTACCTTAATTGCTCATGATAAGACAAATATTGACGTGATTGCCCATGAATTAGCTCATTCTTGGTCTGGTAATTTAGTTACTAATTGTTCATGGAACCATTTCTGGTTAAATGAAGGTTGGACTGTTTATTTAGAAAGAAGAATCTTGGCATATTTACACGGTGAACCACATAGACACTTTTCTGCTTTAATTGGTTGGAATGATTTACAAAACTCTATTGACTCTATGAAAAATCCAGAAAGATTCTCTACATTAATCCAAAACTTAAACGATGGTACAGATCCAGATGATGCCTTTTCAACTGTGCCATATGAAAAAGGGTTTAACTTCTTATTCCACTTAGAGACAGTTTTGGGTGGTACTAAAGAATTTGATCCATTTATCAAgcattatttcaaaaaatatgcTAAGAAATCTTTAGATACCTATGAATTCTTGGATACTTTGTATGCTTTCTTCCCACAAAAGAAATCTGTTTTAGATAACATTGATTGGGAAACTTGGTTATATAAACCTGGTATGCCACCAAAACCAAAATTTGATACTACTTTGGCTGATaatgtttatttattagttGATAAATGGGTTAACAACTCTCTTGAATTTACAACtgaaaaacaatttattgATACCTTTTCTTTAcaagatattaaagattttaattcaaatcaaattGTCTTGTTCTTAGACACTTTAGTCCAATCAACCAAGATTGATTGGACTAAGCATGAATTAGCCTCTACTTCTTTGCTAAAGATTTACAACTCCAAGATTATAAAGTCTCAAAATGCTGAAGTTATCTTCAGAACTTTCAGATTCCAAATCACCGGTCACTTAGAGGAATATTATCCTCAATTAGGTGAATGGTTAGGTACAGTTGGTAGAATGAAATTTGTTCGTCCAGGTTACAGATTATTAAACTCTGTTGATCGTAAATTAGCATTAGaaacttttgaaaaatttaaggACTCATACCATCCAATTTGTAAGGCTTTAGTCAAACAAGATTTGGAAATCTAA
- the YIP3 gene encoding Yip3p (similar to Saccharomyces cerevisiae YIP3 (YNL044W); ancestral locus Anc_2.269), with protein sequence MNQVSTLAQISSFTQNLSVEGIKTEFRNLQSKLSSLRPPQEFFNIKSISKPQNFGEIQSRVGFNLKYYSTNYALIIACLSIYTLLTNLLLLFVIVFVIAGITGINKLQGEDLNTPFGSFKTTQLYTALLCVAVPLGFLASPISAMLWLIGASGVTVLGHASLMEKPIETVFEEETV encoded by the exons ATGAATCAAGTTTCTACTTTAGCG CAAATCTCTTCCTTCACCCAAAATTTATCTGTGGAAGGTATCAAAACTGAATTCCGTAATTTACAAAGCAAATTATCATCTTTACGTCCACCACaagaattctttaatattaagaGCATTTCCAAGCCACAAAACTTCGGAGAAATTCAATCAAGAGTCGgttttaatttgaaatattactCCACCAATTATGCTTTGATCATTGCATGTTTAAGTATATACACTTTATTGACCAACCTATTACTATTGTTTGTCATTGTTTTTGTTATTGCAGGTATCACCGGTATCAACAAATTGCAAGGTGAAGACCTAAACACACCATTCGGTTCCTTCAAGACTACTCAATTATATACTGCATTATTATGTGTTGCTGTACCATTGGGTTTCTTGGCTTCTCCAATTTCTGCCATGCTATGGTTGATTGGTGCATCAGGAGTTACTGTCTTGGGTCATGCTTCTTTAATGGAAAAACCAATTGAAACTGTTTTTGAAGAAGAGACTGTTTAA